One Candidatus Poribacteria bacterium genomic window, AAAGATACAGTGAAACTTGTTCTGTTCCACATAGGTCCCCCACCCGTGTTGCGTCCCACGATGAAACCCCGTTGGGTTATAGCGGCGTTTATAGAGTTCGTCCAATTCTATCTCTGGATTCCGACTATTAATGATCGCTTCGGTTTCCTCAAGACGGATTGCCCCACCCACTACTTCTTCAACGAGAGGCACCAATTGCGGATGCGCCGCGTATTCTAAGAGTGCCGGATCATACGCAACGAGGTTGCCGAAAAGCACATGGTGTTCGCTTTTCCCTCGGGCATAGACGCGTGTGGCATCCAGATTTTCGTCGGCTTTCATCCTATAGAGCGCGCCTTTCATGCGCTCAATTTCATCGTCGTTGAGGACATTCTCCAATAACACAAAACCGTAGATGTCAAAATGGAGTCGCTGTGCCGGCGTTAGACTGACCGTTTCGCTGTTCTTCATATTCTAATTTTCCTTGCGGTTCGTTCAGGTAGGTTACGACTTGAAAGCCCTTTTCGTAGCCCGCTCTCCACGACGTTCCAAGCTGCGTGCTCTTGTCTAATCGTGAATGAACAGATTCCCAAATCCAGATAAATTAAAAATCGCTCCTACAATCCTCGCTTAACATGTCCCCAGAATGTAGTGAGTTTTCCGTTTGGATCAACGGCAAGGTCGAGTGGATCTGCCCCTTCATAGATAAGTAAATCATCAACGTAACCGGGGGCAGTTATTCCCCATGTATAGAAAGCGACCCACTTGGCAACGGGACCGAGTGCAGCATTCCGAAAAGGAAGCCCCTTTTCCGACTTGGCACCCAAGGCATCGTTTCTATCGTCTCCCACGTAGAAATCGAATTCGCTTTTACCGACATCAGCGATAACGCGGACGTATTTCCATGTATCGGTTTCAAAGTCGCCAATAAGTTGCCACGCCGCGCCATCGTAAAGCCGGACAATGCCAGCGTCCCAGTTGATGTAGGTGCACCCGGTGTTTTCGCCAATGCCATCAGCAGTAGCGACTTTGAGATTGAAAGACCTACCACCGCCCTCAATATAAACCCAGAATTCGACTGAAATAATAGGATTTTCGGTTTCTATCGGTATGCCGAGTCCATCTCCGTCTCCACCGCCCAAAATAGCGAGTGCTTTTTTATCGGTTTTGACAGTGTCGCCAGAAATTTCAAAGTCCCCGCCAATTGCCTCCCAATCTTTGGGCGGATCGCCGACCGAGAATTCCTCAAACCCGGTTTGTAGGTACACCTCTTGGGAAATAGCAGTTTTTACGATAGCAAGATTTAAAACGATAACAACAATCAACAAAAAATAATAGCCAAAGCCAACACGTTTATTTTGGATCATCTTTCACTCCTCCATCCAATTTTTTATCGTATTTCGGTGTCAAAACCCCTGAATTCATTCGGGGGATGTAGACACCGCTCTCTTGGAAAGGACCAAAACGTTCATTTTTTCCTTGACATTCAGTCTAAAATGTGGTTTAATAGGAGTGTATTCGGCATNNNNNNNNNNNNNNNNNNNNNNNNNNNNNNNNNNNNNNNNNNNNNNNNNNNNNNNNNNNNNNNNNNNNNNNNNNNNNNNNNNNNNNNNNNTCCCACGAGAATGTAAAGAGGTTAATAGTTTCCTCTCGTAGCACGTCAAATTGTTCATAAGGCACTTCGGTGCGGGGTCAGGATAGTGTCCCTTGTGCTTAGGCATCGTCAGACTTTCGTTTTTTCGGAGCGTAAGGTATCTTGCAACCTACAGGTTGCATGGCTTACCTTTTCGACTCCGATCCGACATTCTCAAAACAAAGCAATGTCGTTTGAGGTCCACGAATGCTTCTGTAAAGAAAAACAACTTTGCAGAGGAACCCGAATTCATTCGGGGGTCTATCACGGCATCCAGAGATTCCACTCCCCTTTTTTCTCCCATTTGCGACATGTGAGGCATAAACACATAGATCGGATTGCAAAGCGCGGGGTAGAACCGACATTCATTGCACCACAATGTGGCAATAAGTGATGGAAAAACAAGACATCTCCCTGTTTGGCAACAACTTCCATCGGTTCACCTAAATCCATCTTTGGAAATAGCGCGCCAACATCGCGAACATGGTTAGAAAATTTTGGGTTCTTCTTACGGAATTCTCGAATCCGTTGTGGACCTTCAGGCCATATCACAGTCGCTCCGCCGTGTGAATTCGCATCGGTAAGATAGGTTAAACTGGTTACTCGGAATGTCCCAGGATCCAGCCGTAAATCCCGAAAGCCGCCATCCAAGTGAGGGGACGGACATTTCCACTCGGAACCCGAAATAGGAAATTGATTGAGTGCCCAGACGCCATCCGGATGTTGACTCTTACAATGTGGAATCTCTGGATATCTGGAGGCGAGTTGCTTAATGATGGCGAGATACTCAGGTGTAAAACACGCTAAGACATCCAGATGGGTAACGCCGTAAAGTTCAACACGCCTTCCGTCTGCCATTTTCTCCATATAAAAGCCAGAGAGCGGCGGACGTTTGAAATGTCCCCATGAATCTGGATTCTCCGCCTCCATGCCCATCATTTTCCACATCGCTGTCTCTGCTTTTGTGACAGTCTCTTGCGGAATCAATCCGGAAAGCAGTAAATAGCCTTCTTCTTCAAATTGCGATAATTGCTGTTTTGAAATCATCTTTTTTAATCGTTATCAGTTGTCGGTCGTCGGTTAAAAGATTTTCGTTTAACAAAACCTTCTTGTAACTGATAACCGCTAACCGATACCTAACAACCACTCCTCAATCATCAATCGTGAATTTGGTAATATCAACAGAAGGTTCGGGATATCGCATGTCCAATTTTCTAAGCGTCTCAACGATACATTCCGTGATAACGAGGTTCCGATACCACTTCTTATTCGCAGGAATTACATACCAAGGTGCCCAGTCGGTACTACATTTCTGGAGCATCACTTCGTAAGCCCCCATATAATCATCCCAATAGGCACGTTCACGGACATCGGATTCCTCGACTTTCCAATGTTTTGTCGGATCGCTAATCCGAGATTCAAGACGCGCTTTCTGTTCATCCTTTGAGATGTGAAGGAAAAATTTCAGGACGACCGTTCCATTTTCAACGAGCATTTTTTCAAAATCGTTAATCTGCTGATAGCGCTGCGACCAGACCGACTCTGGCACCAAATCATGTACCCGAACAACGAGGACATCCTCATAATGCGAGCGGTTAAATATACCGATTTTCCCTCTCGATGGAACGGCTCTATGTGCCCGCCATAAGAAATCGCGAGAAAGTTCATCGGTAGAAGGGACTTTAAAGCTAACAACATCACATCCTTGGACGTTGATGCCAGCCATTACCCTCCGAATAGTGCCATCCTTGCCACATGTATCCATGCCTTGCAGAATGATGAGAAGTGCCTGCTGATTTCCAGCGTAAAGCAGTTCCTGCAGTTTCAGGAGTTGCTTATGGAGTTTTTTCAGCCTGCGCTTCGTTTGACTTTTTTTTTCGTAATCGCCCGTGAAATCGGGCACGTAATCGTTCAGATTGACGAGATCGCCGGGTCTGATGATATTCTTCGTCTCAAGTTCCATATTTTTAATAGTTGTCAATTATCAGTTATCGGTTATCGGTGGAATAGTTATAGGTCTTCAGAAGAGCGATCGCCGGCTGTCAGTTTATCGGTTGTCAGTTACAAGAGGACTTTGTTAAACGAAAACATCTTCACTGAAAACCGACTACCACAAGGGTTGCGTAGCAACCCGAACCGAAAACCAATTATTGTGACAAAAACTCGTAGTAATCATCAACGAGTCTACGATATTCAGGCGGGACATCCTCCTTTGTGACCTGAGTAAGCCGTTTTTTCTCCTGCAGCGTGTTAAGCCGCTCTTCGAGTGCGGATTCCAACTTATCGAGGTCCCTCACAACACGTTCATAATTAGGGAACGGATTTGAGCGATTTCCGGGTCGGTAGTCCATCGTATCAAGCATACCGAGCCAGAGTCTATCAATCTCTCTGTTTGACTCTGCACCCCCTACACGTGCTTCCTGATCTGCGGGTTGATCGGGATTTCCAGGTTGGTTTCCACTTTGCTGTTGTTGCATCGCCTCTTGTGCGCGTTGCATCCGCTCTTGAATCTGCTGCTGTTGCTCCGCGAGTTGTTCCCGCCGACGCTGCTGTTCCTCCGTCTGCTCCTGACCTTCCATGGCTTGAAGTTCACGTTGGATGTCCTCCATTTGTTCTCGCGCCCGTTGGAGTTGTTCAAGAGCAGCTGCAAGTTGCTCTTCTTCGGTAGCCGCCATATTGGCTCGCGCCTGCTGCAGATCCGCCTGTGTCTGTTCCAATGTATCTAAGACATCTTGCTGATTCTGGTCAGCGGCTCGGAAGCTACGCCACTGCAAGGCACGTTGTGCAGTCGCCATATCCGCTGTCGTCTGTTCTTCAGCGAGACGTCTTGTCGCATCAGCCACATTTTGGGCTGCCTCTGGATTGTCTGGCGCGAGTTCTTCTTGGATATTTCTCAGTGAGCGGTCAAGTGCCTCCAGATTGCGTTGAAGTTCGCGCTGTTGATTGGCAAGCTCAGACGCGCTTCGGAAATCCTCAGGACGCATCTCTGATTGCTCAGAACGACCTCTGAGCTCCTGTGTCTGCTGCTGAACATCAGATTGCGCTTCTGTCAACTCCTGAAGTTGCTGAACAGCTCTATCCAGTGCAGCGTCGGTGTATTCCGCAGCAACCTTTTCCAACTGTTCAACGGCTTCCTGAAGTTTTTCTTCCGCTTTCTGTCCCTTGGCGGCACTCAATTGCGGTTCTTCCTGTTGCATCGACTGTCCGGCTTGCTCCATCTGTTCACCCGCCTGTTGCATCGACTGTCCGGCTTGGTTTAGGCGTTGCCCTTGGGTGCCTTGTCCGCTCTGCTGCATGGTGTCGAGCTGCTGTGCCATCCGTTGTGCCTGTTGTGCCAACTGTCCCTGTTGTTGGCTATTTTGCTGCATCTCACTCGGTGAGGGTTGGTCTTCACGCCCTAACTGTTGGCTCTGTTGACTCAGTTGCTGCTGTTCCCCTAACATTTGACGCGCTTGATCCAACATCTCCTGCGCCTGCTCCTGCATTTCCGCGTCGAGTTCGTTCTGCTGATTCTCAAGCTCATTTTGCAGTTCCTCCATTTCAAGCTCAAGGTTCTCAGCAAGTTGAGGATTACTGTTCCGCATCTGCATTAGCACTTTGGGAATTTCAAGACTAACCTTTATGAGCAATTCAAGTGCTTCCTGTTCCGGTGGAATCGCTTCATCGGGACGGACAGCGTTCAAATTATCACTCGCCTCACCCATACTGTCTATTGCGTCCTC contains:
- a CDS encoding phytanoyl-CoA dioxygenase family protein encodes the protein MKNSETVSLTPAQRLHFDIYGFVLLENVLNDDEIERMKGALYRMKADENLDATRVYARGKSEHHVLFGNLVAYDPALLEYAAHPQLVPLVEEVVGGAIRLEETEAIINSRNPEIELDELYKRRYNPTGFHRGTQHGWGTYVEQNKFHCIFVKTLAYLTDVGPDDGGTCVIPGSHRLTWDPKEMIEAALSDDKLIYQVEASAGSVLLFAEALIHSTTAIRSDKERVILISGYTPPMVREWPGNEVSPEFVETLPEDIRPLISGSDSWHWRRRY
- a CDS encoding phytanoyl-CoA dioxygenase family protein, which gives rise to MISKQQLSQFEEEGYLLLSGLIPQETVTKAETAMWKMMGMEAENPDSWGHFKRPPLSGFYMEKMADGRRVELYGVTHLDVLACFTPEYLAIIKQLASRYPEIPHCKSQHPDGVWALNQFPISGSEWKCPSPHLDGGFRDLRLDPGTFRVTSLTYLTDANSHGGATVIWPEGPQRIREFRKKNPKFSNHVRDVGALFPKMDLGEPMEVVAKQGDVLFFHHLLPHCGAMNVGSTPRFAIRSMCLCLTCRKWEKKGEWNLWMP
- a CDS encoding polyphosphate kinase 2 family protein — translated: MELETKNIIRPGDLVNLNDYVPDFTGDYEKKSQTKRRLKKLHKQLLKLQELLYAGNQQALLIILQGMDTCGKDGTIRRVMAGINVQGCDVVSFKVPSTDELSRDFLWRAHRAVPSRGKIGIFNRSHYEDVLVVRVHDLVPESVWSQRYQQINDFEKMLVENGTVVLKFFLHISKDEQKARLESRISDPTKHWKVEESDVRERAYWDDYMGAYEVMLQKCSTDWAPWYVIPANKKWYRNLVITECIVETLRKLDMRYPEPSVDITKFTIDD